One window of Cupriavidus oxalaticus genomic DNA carries:
- a CDS encoding TetR/AcrR family transcriptional regulator yields the protein MKPAVPAPPARATYRHGDLRRALLDAGIDLAREGGPDAIVLREATRRAGVVPNAAYRHFASRQDLLQAVRASALSSLAIAMEAEIGGLRPGRGAAAHARACLRAVGTGYLRFALAETGLFRTAFSVPDEVEDDADPAKAGNSGLNPFQLLGAALDKLVEAGALPPERRPGAEYLAWSAVHGLAILLIDGPLRSRAREMAEPLGQRLLEMVEKGL from the coding sequence ATGAAGCCGGCCGTCCCCGCGCCGCCGGCGCGCGCCACTTACCGCCATGGCGACCTGCGCCGAGCCTTGCTTGACGCCGGCATCGACCTGGCCCGCGAAGGCGGCCCCGACGCCATCGTGCTGCGCGAAGCCACGCGCCGCGCCGGCGTCGTTCCCAATGCGGCGTACCGGCACTTTGCCAGCCGGCAGGACCTGCTGCAGGCGGTGCGGGCGTCGGCCTTGTCGTCGCTGGCGATCGCCATGGAGGCCGAGATCGGCGGACTGCGCCCGGGCCGTGGCGCGGCTGCCCATGCGCGCGCATGCCTGCGCGCGGTCGGCACGGGGTACCTTCGCTTCGCGCTGGCGGAAACCGGCCTGTTCCGCACGGCATTCTCCGTGCCAGATGAAGTCGAGGATGACGCCGACCCCGCTAAGGCGGGCAACAGCGGACTCAATCCGTTCCAGCTTCTTGGCGCCGCGCTCGACAAGCTGGTGGAGGCCGGTGCCTTGCCACCCGAGCGGCGGCCCGGCGCCGAGTACCTGGCCTGGTCCGCCGTGCACGGCCTGGCGATCCTGCTGATCGACGGCCCGTTACGCAGCCGCGCGCGCGAAATGGCGGAGCCGCTCGGGCAACGGTTGCTGGAAATGGTCGAGAAGGGCCTGTAA
- a CDS encoding site-specific integrase, protein MISANPSQLASDVELPAPLRPSELDPLAEQAADALRREGESPNTVASYRSALRYWAAWHGLRYRQPVRLPLAPAVVVQFIVDHATRQTPHGPVCELPPAIDQALVADGYKARPGAPALSTLTHRLAVLAKAHRLQQLPNPCADASVRELMSGIRRAYARRGQRQARKAALTRDPLLRLLATCDDSLRGMRDRALLLFAWASGGRRRSEVARATVENLTRIAPGEFVYVLGWSKTNQSGRDHADAAKPVSGAAGQALEAWLAASGIASGPLFRRIRRGGHVGEGLSDGLSDAAVSRIVKARCAQAGLEGDYSAHSLRAGFVTEAASQQVPLAETMAMTGHASVATVVRYFRAADMQRSRAADLLGEAEEKNG, encoded by the coding sequence ATGATATCAGCCAACCCATCCCAGCTTGCCTCCGATGTCGAACTCCCGGCGCCGCTTCGCCCGTCTGAACTGGATCCCCTCGCCGAGCAGGCCGCAGACGCGCTTCGCCGCGAAGGCGAGTCGCCCAACACCGTGGCGAGCTACCGCTCAGCCCTGCGCTACTGGGCTGCCTGGCACGGGTTGCGTTACCGCCAGCCGGTCCGCCTTCCGCTTGCTCCTGCCGTCGTGGTTCAGTTCATCGTCGACCACGCTACGCGGCAGACGCCGCACGGGCCTGTTTGCGAGCTGCCCCCGGCGATCGACCAGGCGCTGGTCGCTGATGGATACAAGGCACGACCCGGCGCGCCCGCGCTGTCCACGCTGACGCACCGCCTTGCGGTGCTGGCCAAGGCCCACCGCTTGCAGCAGTTGCCCAATCCGTGTGCCGACGCGTCGGTGCGCGAGCTGATGTCCGGCATCCGGCGCGCCTATGCGCGCCGCGGACAACGCCAGGCGCGCAAGGCCGCGCTGACGCGCGACCCGCTGCTGCGGCTGCTCGCTACCTGCGACGACTCGCTGCGCGGCATGCGCGACCGCGCGCTACTGCTGTTCGCATGGGCCAGCGGCGGCCGCCGCCGTTCCGAGGTCGCGCGCGCGACGGTGGAGAACCTGACGCGCATCGCACCGGGTGAATTTGTCTACGTGCTGGGCTGGTCCAAGACCAACCAGTCAGGCCGCGATCATGCCGATGCCGCCAAGCCCGTGAGCGGTGCAGCGGGGCAGGCGCTGGAGGCATGGCTGGCCGCATCGGGCATTGCGAGCGGACCGCTGTTCCGGCGCATCCGGCGCGGGGGCCATGTGGGTGAAGGGCTGTCCGACGGATTGTCCGACGCTGCCGTGAGCCGCATCGTCAAGGCGCGCTGCGCACAGGCGGGACTGGAGGGCGACTACTCAGCGCATTCGCTGCGCGCGGGTTTCGTCACCGAAGCGGCATCGCAACAGGTGCCGCTGGCCGAGACCATGGCAATGACAGGCCACGCCAGCGTCGCCACGGTGGTGCGTTATTTCCGCGCGGCGGACATGCAGCGCTCGCGCGCGGCGGACCTGCTCGGGGAAGCGGAAGAGAAAAACGGCTAG